Genomic window (Megamonas funiformis):
CTATTGGTGATAAACGTGGTATAAATCGCTATGGAACTTTTTATGTTCCTATGGATGAAGCATTAGCTTTGGTGTCTTTAGATATAAGTGGTAGACCTTATTTAGTATGTGATATGGGTGAGTTAGCTCCGATGATTGGCGATTTTGATACAGAACTTGTCGAAGAATTTATGCGAGCTTTTGCCTTTAATGCTGGAATTACATTGCATATAAAAGTGATGTATGGAAAAAATTCTCATCATAAAGTAGAAGGTGTATTTAAAGCTTTAGGTCATGCTTTAAGACAAGCTGTAGAATTTGACCAGAGAGCATTAGATAAAATTCCTTCAACAAAAGGAGTATTAGAATAAGATAAAAATTTTTAGTTAAAGGAGTTATTCTAATGATTGCAATTGTGGATTATGGTGTAGGCAATTTATTTAGTGTGGAGAAAGCATTTTTGAAATTTTCT
Coding sequences:
- the hisB gene encoding imidazoleglycerol-phosphate dehydratase HisB; the protein is MDLNKKRCGAIKRTTAETAIDINLNLDGIGKSNIKTKIGFFDHMLTLLSAHSLIDMEIFCDGDIEVDGHHSVEDCGIALGQAFKEAIGDKRGINRYGTFYVPMDEALALVSLDISGRPYLVCDMGELAPMIGDFDTELVEEFMRAFAFNAGITLHIKVMYGKNSHHKVEGVFKALGHALRQAVEFDQRALDKIPSTKGVLE